The following proteins are encoded in a genomic region of Magallana gigas chromosome 1, xbMagGiga1.1, whole genome shotgun sequence:
- the LOC105334162 gene encoding G patch domain-containing protein 4: MSQSRFAQKELKKFGWKEGSGLGKNENGMKEAIKVKIKNDSHGVGHNRGDEFTFHWWDHVFNKAASSIVVEATQEGVSVKAAKESVGVSTKKARTYDNKAMLYGQFVKGATLDNNQEVKSEGEEEDAPEVTEYLEEDRQTLQKLPDEEILKICGGMTAHKGARHGLKLNGKLERIQEQERLLMEKWKKQKGCNSEMDKSERSSLNAKTDTTENEDVNRECVKTKKKKKKRDKYEDAEKISQNQSPDCDDSQEIQNDKSDVKKEKKRKRKNIELGHETNIDHETKRTKKKKKRDRV; encoded by the exons atgtcacaAAGTAGATTTGCTCAAAAGgagttgaaaaaattcggatggaagGAAG gaTCGGGACTGGGAAAAAATGAGAATGGAATGAAGGAAGCCATCAAAGTGAAGATAAAGAATGACAGCCATGGG GTGGGCCACAACAGAGGAGACGAATTTACCTTTCACTGGTGGGATCACGTGTTCAATAAGGCAGCCAGCAGTATCGTGGTGGAGGCCACACAG GAGGGCGTGTCAGTGAAAGCAGCCAAAGAGAGTGTAGGCGTGTCCACAAAGAAGGCGAGGACCTACGACAACAAGGCAATGCTGTACGGACAGTTTGTAAAG GGGGCGACACTGGACAACAACCAGGAGGTGAAGAGTGAGGGGGAGGAGGAGGACGCCCCAGAGGTGACAGAGTACCTCGAGGAGGACCGACAGACTCTACAGAA ATTACCAGATGAAGAAATTCTGAAGATATGTGGAGGAATGACTGCACACAA GGGAGCCAGACATGGGTTAAAGTTGAATGGCAAACTAGAACGAATCCAGGAGCAAGAAAGGCTCTTAATGGAGAAATGGAAAAAACAGAAAGGATGCAACAGTGAAATGGACAAATCAGAGAGGTCGTctttaaatgctaaaacagacacaactgaAAATGAAGATGTGAATAGGGAGTGTGTCAAAaccaaaaagaagaaaaagaaaagagacAAATATGAAGACGCAGAGAAAATTTCTCAAAACCAAAGTCCTGATTGCGATGACAGTCAAGAAATCCAAAATGATAAAAGTgatgttaaaaaagaaaagaagcgCAAGCGGAAAAACATTGAGTTGGGACATGAAACTAATATAGATCATGAAACAAAGAGgacaaaaaagaagaagaaaagggATAGAGTGTGA